The Coffea arabica cultivar ET-39 chromosome 1e, Coffea Arabica ET-39 HiFi, whole genome shotgun sequence genome has a window encoding:
- the LOC113690362 gene encoding probable disease resistance protein RF45 yields MSFSGMQFPFGEVVGEDQASSEEWLRLGVEEKIYASKAMSNFRKSFDCLESCQLKACSLCLSIFPENSIIKKRPLIYWWMGEGMVTKTNNRTSEEVGESVFKDLINEGFIIPICENSSPNINSCMVHPWVRRMLIVVATWKPSIGHHRALLLAGSSDSYSAMTEDTLTVFNVTEQYLGFKSDWLSKLKTVEVLQLGRWQSSVKHHMEVENENLVVDLKKKKKVEYDVSLNGLGTQTSLRYLSLRGVSRLTALPRSVLNLISLEILDLRACHSLEKLPSDVSALRNLTHLDVSECYLLESMPKGIEELSALQLSTEAVLRSFSVPPNLKKLDLRCLPITTRPNWLEPVGLISLEKLYIRGGELSSLELQDEQKWKVKILLLKYLKNLKVDKPKLHEMFPELEYLE; encoded by the exons ATGTCGTTTTCTGGAATGCAATTCCCGTTTGGGGAGGTTGTTGGCGAGGATCAGGCATCATCTGAAGAGTGGTTGAGACTTGGTGTGGAGGAGAAAATATATGCAAGCAAAGCAATGTCAAATTTTCGAAAAAGTTTCGACTGTCTCGAGAGCTGTCAGCTAAAAGCATGCTCCTTGTGTCTTTCGATTTTCCCAGAGAACAGCATCATAAAGAAAAGACCCCTTATTTACTGGTGGATGGGAGAAGGCATGGTCACTAAAACTAACAACAGGACATCGGAGGAGGTTGGAGAATCTGTATTTAAAGATTTGATAAACGAAGGATTCATAATTCCAATTTGTGAGAACTCTTCTCCCAATATAAATAGTTGTATGGTGCATCCTTGGGTCCGTAGAATGTTGATCGTGGTTGCAACATGGAAGCCTAGCATTGGCCATCATCGTGCACTTTTATTGGCTGGAAGTAGTGATTCGTATAGTGCAATGACTGAGGATACTCTTACAGTTTTCAATGTAACTGAGCAATACCTTGGATTTAAATCTGACTGGCTCTCCAAATTGAAGACTGTTGAGGTTCTTCAATTAGGCCGCTGGCAAAGCTCTGTCAAACACCATATGGAAgtggaaaatgaaaatttggtaGTCGacttgaagaagaaaaagaaagtggaATATGACGTATCTTTGAATGGTTTGGGAACTCAGACATCCTTAAGATATCTAAGCCTCAGAGGTGTTTCCAGATTGACTGCCCTACCTCGTTCGGTGCTTAACCTGATAAGCCTTGAGATTCTTGATTTACGAGCATGTCATAGTCTGGAGAAACTGCCTTCCGATGTATCAGCACTTAGAAACCTTACTCACTTGGACGTATCAGAGTGTTACCTGCTCGAAAGCATGCCAAAGGGTATTGAAGAGCTCTCTGCTCTCCAA TTGAGTACAGAAGCTGTTCTGAGGTCCTTCTCAGTCCCACCAAATCTTAAGAAACTTGATCTCAGGTGTCTACCCATAACGACCAGGCCTAACTGGCTAGAGCCTGTTGGATTGATATCTTTGGAAAAACTATACATTAGGGGAGGTGAACTCAGCAGCTTAGAGCTCCAAGATGAACAAAAGTGGaaagttaaaattttacttttgaagtatctgaagAACTTGAAAGTTGACAAGCCAAAATTACACGAAATGTTTCCTGAGCTGGAGTACTTGGAGTAA
- the LOC113698956 gene encoding putative disease resistance protein RGA3, with amino-acid sequence MENLIAVATVENMLKRLFSSTNIDATELEYLGLDEELKKLRVSVSRILSFLADADQMEWLLCQPWLMELQDLVVDADHAVEELNYEVLRRKVEIPEQKKSKTKSIKVLSLSSYFLPSSPTVSRRKCKKKLRNINKKFEGIIKFATVGDEVRRILDRTVTDSPEVGRIVGRGEDVAKIVGILTMQRTTLCSSALTIEGLAGLGKTTLAFHVYNHSEISRHFAMKWWISAAGEFETRGIFKLILEELTENSVSVHGVHELVEKLQRITEGKRYLLVLDNLYLDDNFYDSFVHYISQIESREGNWWLITTRDATGLRNHPMSRCLPNFNFPRWHFPIINLSPLDEENCLAIFKEHAFGGPGQALQQQEIQPEIRRYILDICEGIPLAAKLLGSLLCMKADQKQWFLILKRLTDSCGDMALNSRLVFYQMPSSSLKKCFAYCSNFPKDHGIDKEQLVQLWIAEGLIEPEDESALDLEDKGYELFYILLHHCLLEAAKKDIYGNVTHCRVPDALYRLAVSHSRYDSIDSENPTRKDTLVRYLRAQSIEQDDIPGECNLIVHSMDGKIQRVEASRMLNVSTLILKSNISDDLLLNFKFLHVLNLSYADIEELSFSIGNLVHLRYVDLSGNRFKVLHESICLLYNLETLRLLECPSLKVLPMDISNLISLRHLHFYYDEEFQMPPKMGLLTSLRTLLFYNLGLEDGQGIKELGYLKNLRGKIVIRKLELVSSKEEAEFADLFGKILVYELEYHWSDNRNGIGNDRIVLEGLQPHPELKSLTIRNYMGYELPWWVVNMQVKRSFQLDNLMELRLINCKRLEALPMLGQMPFLQYLELSGLANVTRIGQSFYGANYLALLNRRNGIPQTTITVFPALKRLKLDSMPNLIQWMEAQVRPPIEVFPCLEKLTIQYCPRLSTMPYHFPAVKELKIPFLVHNSTPLANICSSVTTLTELCLYGISEVTCLPNSLFSSNPKLEILCISSCPNLTHVVPSFHNFGTSLRQFSINGCNRLSELPQGLNHLSCLESLSIEECHDLKSLPDEQLKFLGFLKIAYCDELGHLPHQMIKSAINLRSLRVSHCPKLCCLPLHLDNKTLLSSLWISNCPQFFSVPEDLRLFSSLKELRIGCFSDSVQFESFIRQGIPNLQELHTMGLYGLPQWTKLPHELQQLQALRLLFLSDFGIKALPNWLGKLSSLEELGLYRCKKLKDMPSNEAMKSLTKLMRLSIFGCPLVKKKCLRHYGPGSGWSSRKFELYTD; translated from the coding sequence ATGGAGAATCTGATTGCAGTTGCCACAGTAGAAAATATGCTGAAAAGATTATTTTCAAGCACTAATATTGATGCTACTGAGCTTGAGTACTTGGGCTTGGATGAAGAACTAAAGAAACTACGCGTTTCAGTGAGTAGGATTCTGTCATTTTTAGCTGATGCTGATCAGATGGAATGGCTTCTTTGTCAACCATGGCTGATGGAGCTTCAGGACTTGGTAGTTGATGCTGATCACGCAGTTGAAGAGTTAAACTACGAGGTCCTGCGAAGGAAGGTTGAGATTCCGGAGCAGAAAAAGTCGAAAACGAAGAGTATTAAGGTACTCTCACTCTCCTCCTACTTCTTACCTTCGAGTCCCACAGTTTCTCGtcgaaaatgtaagaaaaaactCAGAAACATAAATAAGAAGTTTGAAGGTATTATCAAATTTGCCACCGTTGGCGATGAAGTTCGCCGCATTCTAGACAGGACTGTGACTGATTCACCAGAGGTGGGTAGAATAGTCGGAAGAGGAGAAGATGTGGCAAAAATAGTGGGAATCTTGACAATGCAAAGGACGACACTATGTTCTTCTGCGCTTACCATTGAGGGACTGGCTGGACTTGGAAAGACGACTCTGGCTTTTCATGTCTATAACCATTCAGAAATCAGCAGGCACTTTGCCATGAAATGGTGGATTTCTGCAGCTGGTGAATTTGAAACCAGGGGAATTTTTAAACTGATCCTTGAAGAACtgactgaaaattctgtttCTGTACACGGGGTGCATGAACTGGTGGAAAAACTTCAAAGGATAACGGAAGGAAAAAGATATTTGCTCGTTCTAGACAACCTGTATCTAGATGACAATTTCTACGACTCTTTTGTGCACTACATTTCTCAAATTGAATCAAGAGAAGGAAATTGGTGGCTTATAACTACACGGGACGCAACAGGCTTGAGAAATCATCCAATGAGTCGATGTTTGCCTAATTTCAATTTTCCAAGATGGCATTTCCCAATTATCAATTTGAGTCCTTTGGACGAGGAGAATTGTTTGGCCATATTCAAGGAGCATGCCTTTGGAGGCCCAGGACAAGCTCTGCAACAGCAAGAGATTCAGCCTGAAATTAGAAGGTATATTCTGGACATTTGCGAAGGTATACCACTGGCAGCGAAGCTACTTGGGAGCTTGTTGTGTATGAAGGCAGATCAAAAACAGTGGTTTTTGATTTTGAAGCGACTGACTGATTCATGTGGAGATATGGCACTAAATTCAAGGTTGGTTTTCTATCAAATGCCATCTTCTTCTCTTAAGAAATGTTTTGCTTACTGTTCAAATTTTCCCAAAGATCATGGAATAGACAAGGAACAACTTGTCCAACTATGGATAGCTGAAGGTTTAATTGAACCAGAGGATGAAAGCGCACTGGACTTGGAGGATAAAGGCTACGAgcttttctacattttattACATCATTGCCTCTTGGAAGCTGCGAAGAAGGACATATATGGAAATGTAACACATTGTAGGGTGCCTGATGCTCTTTACAGACTTGCAGTGTCACACTCAAGATATGATAGCATTGATTCGGAGAATCCTACAAGAAAAGATACTCTGGTGAGATATCTTAGGGCACAGTCAATTGAGCAAGATGATATTCCTGGGGAATGCAACCTTATAGTGCACTCAATGGATGGAAAAATTCAGAGAGTTGAAGCATCTAGGATGCTAAATGTTAGTACATTAATTTTGAAGAGCAACATATCTGATGACTTGCTATTGAACTTCAAATTCTTGCATGTTCTAAATCTGTCTTATGCAGATATTGAGGAATTGTCATTCTCAATTGGCAACCTGGTACATTTGAGGTATGTTGACCTATCCGGGAACAGATTCAAAGTCCTGCATGAATCGATTTGCCTACTCTACAATTTGGAAACCTTGAGGTTACTCGAATGCCCTTCTCTCAAGGTACTCCCCATGgatatttcaaatttgattaGCTTGAGACATCTTCACTTTTACTATGATGAAGAGTTTCAGATGCCACCAAAGATGGGACTGTTAACTTCGCTTAGGACATTATTGTTTTACAATTTGGGTCTAGAAGATGGTCAGGGAATCAAGGAGTTGGGATATCTGAAGAATCTTAGAGGCAAAATTGTGATACGCAAGCTTGAATTAGTAAGTAGTAAAGAAGAAGCAGAGTTTGCAGACTTGTTTGGAAAAATACTAGTTTATGAGTTGGAATACCACTGGAGCGACAACAGAAATGGCATTGGAAATGATCGAATTGTCCTGGAGGGCCTCCAACCCCACCCTGAGTTAAAAAGCTTGACCATAAGAAACTACATGGGTTACGAACTTCCTTGGTGGGTTGTGAACATGCAAGTGAAGCGAAGTTTCCAGCTGGACAACTTGATGGAGCTCAGACTGATAAACTGCAAAAGACTTGAAGCGCTTCCCATGCTCGGGCAAATGCCATTTCTTCAGTATCTTGAGCTTAGTGGACTAGCCAATGTAACCCGCATTGGTCAGTCTTTCTATGGTGCCAATTATTTGGCTCTACTGAACAGAAGAAATGGCATACCGCAAACCACAATAACAGTATTTCCAGCACTTAAAAGACTGAAACTGGACAGCATGCCCAACCTCATTCAGTGGATGGAAGCACAAGTGAGGCCACCTATTGAAGTATTTCCTTGCCTAGAGAAATTGACTATTCAGTATTGTCCTCGATTGTCAACTATGCCATACCATTTCCCTGCTGTTAAGGAATTGAAGATTCCTTTTCTTGTCCACAACAGCACGCCGTTAGCAAACATATGTTCCAGTGTGACCACTCTGACTGAACTCTGCTTATATGGCATATCGGAGGTAACTTGCTTGCCTAATAGCTTATTTTCTTCCAATCCGAAGCTTGAGATTTTGTGCATTTCTAGCTGCCCCAATTTGACTCATGTTGTGCCAAGTTTCCACAATTTTGGCACTTCTCTTCGTCAATTCTCTATTAACGGATGCAACAGGCTGAGTGAATTACCACAAGGTCTAAATCACTTGTCTTGTCTTGAATCATTGTCCATAGAAGAATGCCATGATCTCAAATCCTTACCAGATGAGCAACTCAAGTTCCTTGGGTTCCTGAAGATTGCTTATTGTGATGAATTGGGCCATTTGCCCCATCAAATGATCAAATCTGCAATAAACCTAAGGTCCTTAAGGGTTTCTCATTGCCCCAAGTTGTGTTGTTTGCCTTTGCATTTGGATAATAAGACTCTTCTCTCATCCCTCTGGATATCAAACTGTCCCCAATTTTTTAGTGTTCCAGAAGACCTAAGGCTTTTTTCTTCTCTAAAAGAATTGCGTATTGGGTGCTTCTCTGATTCGGTTCAGTTCGAGTCATTTATTAGACAAGGCATTCCTAACCTACAAGAGTTGCATACCATGGGATTATATGGCTTGCCACAATGGACAAAACTTCCTCATGAGCTCCAACAACTTCAAGCCTTAAGGTTACTCTTCTTGAGTGATTTTGGAATAAAAGCTCTGCCCAATTGGCTTGGGAAACTTTCTTCACTTGAAGAATTAGGTCTTTACAGGTGCAAGAAACTCAAGGACATGCCTTCTAATGAAGCCATGAAGAGCCTCACCAAATTGATGCGTCTGTCCATATTTGGCTGTCCATTAGTTAAGAAAAAATGCTTGCGACATTATGGCCCTGGATCTGGATGGTCAAGCAGAAAGTTCGAGCTTTATACAGATTGA